One genomic window of Bradyrhizobium sp. B124 includes the following:
- the epmA gene encoding EF-P lysine aminoacylase EpmA, which translates to MTAHDQPSPWWTPSRYADRRPFLQARTAITRALRAWFEEQGFAEVETAILQISPGNETHLHAPRTELRRPDGSPAPRYLRTSPEFACKKLLAAGEPKIYEFARVFRDRERGDLHLPEFTMLEWYRANAGYDAIMADTIVVIAHAAQATGIGRFSFRGRMADPFAEPELLTVAAGFERFAGIDLLATISGGEGNREALAAAARERVRIADDDTWSDIFSKVLVEHVEPNLGQGRLTVLFEYPSPEAALARTKAGEPRVAERFEVYACGVELANGFGELTDAAEQRHRFTAAMDEKARRYGERYPLDDDFLAAVGQMPEASGVALGFDRLVMLASGAPRIDQVVWTPPAGEP; encoded by the coding sequence ATGACCGCCCATGACCAGCCCTCGCCCTGGTGGACGCCGTCACGCTACGCCGACCGCAGGCCCTTCCTGCAGGCACGGACCGCGATCACGCGGGCGCTCCGGGCCTGGTTCGAGGAGCAGGGTTTTGCCGAGGTCGAGACCGCCATCCTGCAGATCTCGCCCGGCAATGAGACTCATCTGCACGCCCCCCGTACCGAGCTCAGGCGACCCGATGGCTCGCCTGCGCCGCGCTATCTGCGCACCTCGCCCGAGTTCGCCTGCAAGAAGCTGCTCGCGGCCGGCGAGCCCAAGATCTACGAGTTCGCGCGGGTGTTCCGCGATCGCGAGCGCGGCGACCTGCATTTGCCCGAATTCACCATGCTGGAATGGTACCGTGCCAATGCCGGTTACGACGCCATCATGGCCGACACGATCGTCGTGATCGCCCATGCGGCGCAGGCGACCGGGATCGGCCGGTTTTCATTCCGCGGCAGGATGGCCGATCCGTTTGCCGAGCCGGAATTGCTGACGGTTGCCGCCGGTTTCGAGCGCTTCGCCGGCATCGACCTGCTCGCGACGATCTCGGGCGGCGAGGGCAATCGCGAGGCGCTGGCGGCAGCCGCGCGAGAGCGGGTGCGGATCGCGGACGACGACACCTGGTCGGACATCTTCAGCAAGGTGCTGGTCGAGCATGTCGAGCCCAACCTCGGACAGGGCCGCCTGACGGTGCTGTTCGAATACCCATCGCCGGAGGCCGCGCTGGCGCGCACCAAGGCGGGTGAGCCACGCGTCGCCGAGCGTTTCGAGGTCTATGCCTGCGGGGTCGAGCTCGCCAACGGCTTTGGCGAGTTGACCGACGCAGCCGAGCAGCGCCATCGTTTCACCGCGGCGATGGACGAGAAGGCCCGCCGTTACGGCGAGCGCTATCCGCTCGACGACGATTTCCTTGCCGCCGTCGGCCAGATGCCCGAGGCGAGCGGCGTCGCGCTCGGCTTCGACCGGCTGGTGATGCTGGCGAGCGGCGCACCACGAATTGACCAGGTGGTCTGGACGCCGCCTGCAGGAGAGCCATGA